The sequence below is a genomic window from Rudanella lutea DSM 19387.
TGTGCCGCTACCTGGCGTGGTGCTGGTACCGCTACCCGGTGTTGTGCTGGTGCCACTGCCGGGAGTAGATACACTCGGGAAGCTACCGGCCAGCAAGATGCTGTTCGCGTAGGCCGCCGTGCCGCTCGCCGTGCCCGTTGTTACGGGGTCGAGGGTGACGGCCGTGGCGGTCAGGCCCGAATACGATACGGTGTAACTCATGACGTTGGTTGTCCGATTGAGATTGCCCGAAAACGAACCGGTTGCTGTTGAGCTGCCGGACGTAGCTGAGGTCGATGTGCCAGCACTGTTGATGGTCGCCGTCAGGGGCGTCGAAGCGACTGGTACCGGCGTCGTGTTGTTGTCGTCGTCTGCATTATTACAGGCGTAGAACAAGGTCGAAAGCAGCCCAAGGGTGGCCACGGCACTCATTACTTTTTTCATACCAATACGTACGTGTGTTTAAGTTGAACGTATAGAGATAACGGCTATGCTATTTGTTCTATATAGATTATTGTGTAAAGCAAGGCAATGGACCCGTTAAAAATGTATATCTAAAGAATGTCATAAAATTCATTTGAATTGTGAAGCAGTGGGGTGGTTTAAGAGGCTCAAAGCGTGGCTGAGCCGGTACGCACGAGCGGGTTTTTTGCCCGTTTCTCCCCGATTTTTACTAAATTTGTTTAAACTACCCGCTTACATTAGTGAAGACAGCCACGGCTCCCAAACAGGCCAAACCAGCTAAAGAAACTCCTCTCAACCGGCAATACAATCAGGTAAAAGCGAAATATCCAGGTGCGCTGCTTTTGTTTCGTGTCGGCGACTTTTACGAGACGTTTGGCGAAGATGCCATCAAAGCCAGTAAGATTCTGGGCATTACCCTGACCAAGCGGAACAACGGTGGAGCCAACGAAGAACTGGCCGGCTTTCCGCATCACTCGCTCGATACGCATTTGCCCAAACTCGTGCGGGCGGGCGAGCGCGTGGCCATCTGCGATCAGCTCGAAGACCCGGCGCAGGCTAAGGGAATTGTGCGACGGGGCGTAACCGAACTGGTAACGCCCGGTGTTTCGTTTAACGATAACGTGCTTGATACCCGCCGGAACAACTACCTGGCATCGGTACATTTTGGGAAAGGGGCGGATGAGTTCGGGGTGGCGTTTCTGGACATCTCGACGGGGGAGTTTCTGGCCGCTCAGGGCAATGCCGCCTATGTCGATAAGCTGTTGCAGAGTTTCAATCCATCGGAGGTGCTGTACTGTAAACGCAACCGGCAGGAGTTTGGTAGCCTGTTTGGCAACTCGCCCTCCGGCGATAAATTTCATACGTTTACCCTCGAAGACTGGGCTTTTACCTACGATTTTGGGTACAACTACCTCAAACAGCATTTCCAGACTACCTCGCTGAAAGGGTTCGGTATTGAGGGGCTGCCCGATGGCATCATTGCGGCCGGGGTGATTCTGCACTACCTCAACGAGACCGAACACAAAGATCTTCAGCATATTACCCGGATAACCCGGCTGGAAGAAGACAAATACGTGTGGCTCGACCGGTTTACCATTCGTAACCTCGAACTGGTGGCGGCTCAGCAGGAGGGGGGCGTGCCGCTGATTCAGATTCTCGATGGGTCGGTGACACCCATGGGCGCCCGGCTCATGCGAAAGTGGCTCATGCTCCCGCTCAAAGAAAAGTCACTCATCGACGAGCGGTTGAGCATGGTGGCTCTGTTGCACGACGACGATGAACTGCTCGACCAACTGGTAGGTCACCTGAAACAGATTGGCGACCTCGAACGGTTGATCTCCAAGGTCGCCGTTCGCCGGATCAGCCCGCGCGAAATGCTGCAACTGAAACGGTCGCTTCAGCACATACTGCCCATCAAAGAGCTGTTGATCAACGCCCTAAATGCGCAGCCTGACTCGCCCTCGCTCAAAAAATACGCCGATCAACTGAACCCGGTGGCTTTTCTGGTCGACCGGATCGAGGCCGAACTGCGCGAAGACCCACCGGTGGTCTCAAATCAGGGCGGAATGATTAAATCGGGGGTGAATGCCGAGCTGGATCACCTGCACGCCTTAGCCTATACCGGCAAGGATTATCTGGTGCAGTTGCAGGAGCGCGAAATTGCCCGTACTGGCATAGGCTCGCTCAAGATTGCCTATAACAAGGTGTTCGGCTACTACCTCGAAGTGACCAATGCCCACAAAGACCGCGTTCCGGCCGACTGGATTCGGAAGCAGACCCTGGTGAATGCCGAGCGGTACATTACGCCCGAGCTGAAAGAATACGAAGACAAGATTCTGAACGCTGAGGAGCAGATTTTTGCCATTGAAGCTCGGATGTATAACGAGCTGGTGCAGGCCGCGGGCGAATACGTCGGGGCTATTCAGCAGAACGCGCGGGTTATTTCGGTGCTCGACGTGCTGTCGTCGTTTGCGCGGGTAGCACTCCGTAACAAGTACGTATGCCCGACCATCAACGAGTCGAAAGTCCTGAATATCAAAGACGGTCGGCACGCGGTGATTGAGCAGCAACTGCCTCCCGGTGAGCCCTACGTACCGAATGATATTTATTTAGACGACGAAACCCAGCAGATTATCATCATTACCGGGCCTAACATGGCGGGTAAGTCGGCTCTGTTGCGGCAAGTGGCTCTTATTGTGCTCATGGCGCAGGCGGGGAGCTTCGTGCCTGCATCGGCGGCTGAAATCGGGTTGGTCGACAAGATTTTCACCCGTGTAGGGGCCGCCGATAACCTCTCGCGGGGCGAAAGTACGTTCATGGTCGAAATGACCGAAACGGCCAGTATTTTGAATAACCTGAGCGAGCGTAGTCTGGTACTGATGGACGAAATCGGCCGGGGAACGAGTACCTACGATGGTGTGTCCATTGCCTGGGCTATTGCTGAGTTTCTGCACAATCACTCCAATTGCCGCCCCAAAACCTTGTTTGCTACCCACTACCATGAACTGAACGAGCTGGCTAACGACAACCCGCGCATTCGGAACTTCAACGTGGCGGTGAAAGAGGTAGGCAACAAGGTGATTTTCCTCCGCAAACTGAAAGAGGGTGGCTCAGAGCACTCGTTCGGAATTCACGTGGCTCAAATGGCGGGTATGCCGCCCTCGGTAGTGAGCCGGGCCGGGCAGATTCTGAAACAGCTCGAAGCCTCGCATCAGCGCGAAGACAACAAGGAAGCTATTCGCGAAGCGGGCACTCAGGAACGGGAGCTGGCGCTACGCATCATCGAGTCGGGTGATCCGCGTTCGGAAGCGATCAAGGAAAAGCTTAAAACCATCGATATCAACCGCCTGACGCCAATCGAAGCCCTGCTCAAACTGAGCGAGCTGGCCAAGTTAGTCGAGTAGCGGTTTTGGCTCTCGTTAGAGATGACATCTCTTCGAGCGGTCTCCGTTTTGGGTACTCTACTTGCAGAGATGTCATCTCTAAAGTATCCCCGCAAGAATACATCTCGGCAACGCCCTACAGTTTCTTTACCAAGAAGCCGATCAGCTTTTCGATTTTGTCCGTGTAAGGAGGATAAATGAACCGGGCGGTGCCAAAGTCCCGCTTCATTACCCCCCGCATATTCGAAAGCTCCTGAAAGCCAAAGAACCCATTGGACTTGCCAATGCCGCTGTTGTTTACGCCACCAAACGGCAGGTCCATGTGCCCAAATTGCCAGAAGAGATCGTTGATAACGGTGTCGCCTGCCGATGTGCGCTGCATGATATAGTCGATGTTGCGCCGACTACCGCTTTGGATGTAAAGCGCCAGAGGTTTTTCGCGGCTGTTGATCACCTGCAAAGCTTCGTCGGCGGTCTGGTACGGGACTACGGGCAGCACGGGGCCAAAAATTTCTTCCTGCATCAGGGCCATCTGGTCCGTTACGCCCTCAATCACCGTGGGGGCAATGAAGTTGTCGGCCTCATTGAGCTGACCACCCAATGTGACCGTGGCCCCTTTTTGTACGGCATCCTCAATGAGCCGACGGACGCGCCCGAAATGGTTTTTGTTCACAATCCGGCAGTAGCTTTCTGATTGCTCCGTTGGTTGTCCCGCCGGGTTGTACATCCGTTGCACCGACTCCCGAAACGCTCGCAAAAAAGGTTCTTTCACCGACTCATGCACCAGCAGGTAGTCGGGTGCGATACAGGTTTGGCCATTGTTAAAATACTTACCCCAGGCAATCTGCTCGGCAGCCGCCTTGATGTTGGCCGTTTCGTCGACAATGACAGGTGATTTTCCCCCCAGTTCCAGCGTGACCGACGCCAGGTGTTTAGCCGCAGCCGTCATCACTATTTTGCCCACGGCGGGGCTGCCCGTAAAGAAAATGTGGTTAAACGGCAGGTCGAGCAACTGAGTCGCCACAGCGGCATCGCCTTCAAACACGGCCACCTCTTCGGGCGGAAACAACTCTTCCACCATGCGTTTGATGGTGCGGGTGGTATTGGGCGTCATTTCGGAGGGTTTGAGCATGACCACATTGCCCGTCGAGATAGCCGCAACCAGCGGTTTAATGCACAAACCAAACGGATAATTCCAGGGAGCAATAATGAGCACGTTGCCTTTGGGTTCGTAGCGCACATAGCCACGGGTACCCAGCAGGGGGAGGGGCGTCGGCACCCGGTGGGGTTTCATCCAGCGCGAAAGATGTTTGGTCGTGTGCCGAATTTCGTAGTATAACGCCCCCAAATCGCCCAGAAGTGCCTCGGCCGCTGGTTTCCGAAAATCAGCGTGCATGGCCTGCATCAGGTCGGCCTCGTGGTCCTGAATCCAGCGGTGAATCCGGCCGATGCGCTCAAGCCGCTCTTTAGCGGTAGTGAGCGCCATGTGAGGGGCGTGTCGGCGCTGCGCGTCAAAAACGGCCTGAATCGAGCTCTGATGAGTTAGTTTGGGTGAAGTGGTTGTCATGCTGGTACAAAAATAGGGTTCGGTACAAAGGCGAGTAGGTAATGATTCGGCGCGAAACACCGCGACCGCGCGGAGGCTATCGGGTGAAAATCAGCTTTATCCGCCATCACCCGCACAACTTCGCCGGGCGGACACCTAAAAATACAAAAAATGGACGGCGGGATTCAATTTTTATCTTTTAGCAAAAGCCGTATGTTTACTAAAACTTTTTTAGCAATCCCGCCCCATGAGCCTTGTGAGCGAGAATATTCGGTATTTGCGTAAACTCAACGGTCTGACGCAGGAACAATTTGCCCGCCGATTGGGCATCAAGCGTTCGCTGGTGGGAGCCTACGAAGAGGCCCGCGCCAATCCGAACCCTAACAACATGATCGCCATTGCCAAGGCGTTCAACGTATCAGTCGAAAACTTACAACGGCAGGATTTACGAAAACTACGCGAAACGCCCAACCTTTCGTTTGACCGGGGAGCGGGCCAAAGTAGTAGTAGCAGCATCCCGTCGCGTTCTATTTTCCGCGAACCTGTTCCCGAACCGGCCGATGATAGCCTGTTTGCCGATGATCCCCTGCCAACGGCCGATAATCGGCCCGATCTGTCGGATGTACCTAAGCCGCTGGCGTCGGTTCTGGAAAAATACTACCGGGCTCCGTCGGCGGTGCCGCCCCCGGCGGGTCCTCAGCCTGCTTCGGGGCTACCGTTCGAAGCGCCGGTGATCAGCGATCCGGTGCGGCCGGGGTCGGTTATTGCCGAACGGGGCAGCCTGCCTGTGCCGCCCGAAGTGCCCCGCCCGGTGTCGCCCGCCCCTAATCCGGCCGATCGGGCACCGTTTGAAGTGCGTAACGCACCCGCGCCGGTGGTGTCCGAGCCTGCGGGAGCCGGGCCGCTAGTGTTCAATAATGCCTACGAACAGCCCGCACCCAGCCCGGTTGCGCAACCGCGTGAGGAAACAGGCCTGCCGCCAATTCCGCTGGTGATGCAGTATCAGTTTAGTGAATACGCGGGGCGAAGCGGGCAGCACGATTACATCAACCGGCTGCCGTCGTTGCGGTTGCCCACCTTGCCAGTTGGCCATTACCGGGCTTTCGAAGCCGACGCTGACTTTTCGCTGCCGGGCGCCCTGCTCGTTGGGCAGTTTGTGCGCAATTGGTTCGACATTGTCGATGGGCGTCTGTATGTGTTGATGCTCGCCGGCCAACGACTCGATGGCGCCCGGATTCTGTGCCGACGGGTGTTCAATCAGGTAAAGATAAAAGGGACGCTCCTGCTCACGGCCGATAGCCCACATGTGCCCAGCCGCGAGGTGCCGCTCAAGGAAGTACAGGAGCTTTGGGAGGTAAAAGCGTTTTTCAGCCAGCAACTGCCCGATCCGGCTCCCAACCTCGACCGTCTTCGCCAGTTGGTGGAAGAAATGCGGTTTGAGGTCGACCGGATCAAGTAAGACGTTTAGGGTAGTCGGCGTTCGGATTTCTGATCAAAACGGTAGCTTAGTCAGCACCTTGTAGGCATCGGGAATACGGACGCCGTGAAAGCCGTTGGTGAGGCCGTACAGAATCGAGATGGTTAGCAGAACACCCAGGGCAAGCAGGATGCTGGCTTGCTCGTGAGGAGTGAGGCCCAGCACGGAGTGTTTCATTTTGCGGCTGTGGATCGCTGCCAGATGGCCCACAAACGACGCAATGGCCAGCCCGTAGTACGGAATGAAAAACAGGTTGAGCGGGAAGGTGTTGAGCCCGGCGACACCGAAGTAAAAGTTGGTATCGAGGTCGAGCACCAGCCGACCCACCAGTACTGCGCTCAGGTGAATCAGCAGGAAAAAAGCCAGGTACAGACCGGTCCAGAGCTGGAGTTTATCAAAACCCGTTTCTACCCGCTTGCGAAACCGGGAGGCCAGTGAAAGGCCGGATACAACCTGAAGCGCGATGGCCCCCAACAACATGGTTTCGACAACCGGATGCCGGTACACGAGCCGCAGGGTATTCATCAGGCCTATGTGTGCCGAGGCACCGGCGAGGCTATACGTATGGTTAATTAGGTGAAAACCAACGAATACTGTAATAAATAAGCCTGAAACGTAGTGAAGTGTTCGGGTATTCATAGCCAAAATGATGCTACGGCGGCCGCTAAGTTAAGGCGAAAAACGGATTCGACCGTCCCCGTTTACACAGTAACGACATACGGCATCTCGGCCAGATACACCAACCGGCCGGTCACCTGCCCATAGCCCATTTGACGGTACAAATCGACGAAGTAACGCAGGCCATTCGTATCCCGTTCGGGTAAGCCGGGCACGCTCACGTACTGCACCAGCACCAGATGGCCGGGCGCTAGGTGCACCACCCGATGCGGGGCTCCGTGCAGTTGTCTGGCACTCAGTACGCTCCGGTCGGTATCGATGCGTAAGCGGGGGTTAAATACATCCAGCAACTCGGGATGCATCACAATCTGAATCAGTTGTTGCCGCAGATCGTCGGTTTCGGCCCGGCGCACCAGCCCTTCGCTCACCAGCTGCCGAATTGTTTTCTCAACACAGCCCGGTCCTTTGATCAGGCTCAGGGCGGCCACAATCTTGCGGTCGCGGTCGCGGGTGCGCTCAAACGTGCGCACGTCGAACACCCGGTCGGCCTGTCGCCGGAGTTGCAGTTCCTGCTGACGGTGTCCGCTCATCACTTCGTTCAGAACGATCTCGTCGGTGTACGCGGCTTTTTTGGGGTGCTCAAAAGCCTGATCGCAGTGCGACACCACGTATTCACTTTGTTCATCCTGCCAGCCGCAGCCGCAGGTAAGGGCGTGGGGGCCGTTGAGGTACTCGTACAGCCAGTAGCTCACCGTGTTTTGCGCCCGGGCGTCGGTCCACTTCAACTGTTGCCCAATCACATAAAGCCGGTCGGTGGGGCGGGTAAAAGCTACGTAGAGCAGGTTCATGTTTTCCAGAAACGACCGGGTCATTTCTTCTTCATATTGCGCGCGCAGGCCAACGGGTAGTTTGTCGAGTTTCTGGCTGATGCGAACCGGCGCGTGCCGGAGCCGGACGGGTGCACCCTGCTCCGGGGCGTGGGTGAAAAACGCCGAATCGACGGGGCTGAGATCGAGCCATAAATCGCCCCGGCCCGATACGTCCCAGTTGGCAAAGGGAATAATCACCACCGGGTATTCGAGCCCTTTCGACTTGTGAATGGTCTGGATGCTCACGGCATTGGTGTTGGCGGCTTCACCCACCGAAACTTTTTTCTGGGCCGACTGCCAGTAGAGCAGGAAATCGGCCAGGTGGCCGCTCTGCTTATGGCTGAAGGTCAGAATTTCATCGAGAAACCGGAACAGAAACGGCGCATCGCCCGCCCGGTCGAAAAGGCCAAACTGAAAAATAAGCTTTTCGGCCAGTTCGTAAGCGTTGAGTTGCCGCAGGGCGTGCGGTTCCAGCTCGTGCCCGAAGGATTGCAGATACCCAAAAATCGCGTCGGGGTCTTCTGATTCGGCCACGTCGCGAAGGGTAGCCGTGAGGGCTGCGTCGGGCAGGAGTCCCCGCACCACCCGGCTGTAGAGATACAGCATCTCGTACCGAATCAGGGGCTGATCGGGGCGGCTGAGCACCTGCATAAGCGTTACGACCAACCGGATTGAGTCGGCGTACTGCAACGATAGCGAGTCGGCCGAAACGAGCGGAATACCGAGGCTATTCAGTTCGTTGGCGAGGGCTTTGGCCTGATCTTTTTTGCGGCACAAAATGGCGATGTCGCGGTACTGATACCCGTCGTCGAGAGCCTTTCGGAGGTGTGCAACCGTGCGGGCGAGCATCACGCCGGTCAGGTCGGTTGCTTCTTCGCCCTCGGTAGGGCCGGCCTGGGGTTTTTGCACAAAATCGATCTGCACATGCCCCAACGGCCGGGCCTTGGGCGAGGGTTGCTGCTGAAACTGCCGGGCGGAATCAAACACCTCGGCAATTTTTCCGTGCGTCAGCTCAAACCGGCGGGCCGTGAAATCGAAAAACTCATTGTTGAACCGGACAATGGGTTCGGCACTGCGCCAGTTCGTGTCCAGAATGGCGTCGTTCAGATGCTGTTCGAGAGCCTGAATCCGCTCGGCCGTAAATGAATCGGGTCCGTCGGTCATGCGGGCATGGGCTACCTGCAACGCGCCGAGATCCCGTCGGTGCAGGGCCACAATCTGATCCATGTCGCCCCCCCGAAACCGGTAAATGGCCTGTTTACCATCGCCCACAGCCAGGTTGAAATGACCTGCCCCGAGGGCGTTGTCGAGCAGGGGCAGGAGGTTGGCAAACTGGAGCCGGGAGGTGTCCTGAAACTCGTCGATCAGGATGTGGTTGAATTTGTTACCGAGTCGTTCGTACAGAAACGGCACTGGCTCATGGGCCACCACGTCCAGAATCCGCTTGTTGAACTCCGAGATATGCACGCGGCCATCTTTGCGAAGCAGTTCATCAAACTCTACCCGGATCTGTTTGAGCAAAGCCAGTTTCTGGAGGTGCGGTTGCAGGCATTCGAAGAGTACTACCTGCTCCATGCGTTCTTCTCGGATAGCCTGAATCCGGTGGAAACAATCACAAAGCTGATCGGCAATAGCGTCGATCGTATCCTGTATAGGTTTGGGGGCTTTTTTGCCGTACCATACTCCCTCGTCGACCGCTTTGGTGTGGTACGAATTGATTTTTCGGCGGGCATCGCCCCCGGCAATTGCTTTGAAGTAAGCCCCAATGCCTTTGGAGGTCTGCGCAAAGTCGACCTCGCTCAGGTTGTTTTGCTCAATGCAGTGCCAGGCCTGTTGCCCCACAGCAACAATGTCGGCTTCGGTCTGGGCAATGTAGTCGCGCATGCGTTGGCGGATGTTGCGGATCGCCGTGGGCGATAGCTCCTGCACACCCCGCACGGCATCGTAATGCTGGTCGGAGGTGAGGTGCTTACCAAACGTTTGCAACGCTACCGGTACGTTGCCCCAGCTTTCGCCTTCGGCGGCTGTTTCGCGGTAGTATTGGCTCAGAACTTCGGTGATTTCTTCCATCTGCTCAGCCCCGGCCTTTTCGATCAGGTTATCAACCGCCAGTTCGAGTACTTCTTCGGTATCCATCTCTACCTCAAACGAGTAGGGTAGGCCCAACTCGTCGGTAAACGCCATGATGACCCGCTGCGTAAAGCTGTCGATGGTCGTCACCGAGAAGTCAGAGTAGCCGTGCAGAATAGCCCGGAATACCTCGCGAGCTTTGGCCGACACCTCGTCTCGGGCAAGGAGGTGGGCGTCGGTACCTATTGTATGGCCCGACAGCTCCTCGGTCAGGATGTCCAGCATGGAGCTATTTCGGACGGATTCGTCGTCGCTGCACATGTATTGCAACTGCTTCAGAATCCGGTCTTTCATCTCGTTGGCTGCGGCATTCGTGAACGTCACGGCCAGAATATGCCGGTAATACCCCGACGGTGCGCCCGGTTTCAGGGCGAGCTTGAGGTACTCCTTGGTAAGGGTGTATGTCTTGCCCGAACCGGCCGATGAACTGTAGATCGTAAACATGGTGGGAGGGGATTAATGCGTAATGATGAATGGCCTGACGTGCAACTATTTTTTGTATCAATTACGCATTACGCATTACGCATTACGTTAACTCAGTCTGACGCTAAATAAATCCTTCGATTTTACGTACACATACGCCACAACAACCAGCGTGACTACCCCGCCCAGCATAACGGAGGGGGCTGCTCCGAGCAGACGGGCGGCAACGCCGGACTCAAACGCCCCGATTTCGTTTGACGAGCTAACGAAAATACCGTTGACGGCGGCTACCCGTCCCCGCATGTGGTCGGGCGGGAAAATCTGGAGAATCGTCTGCCGGATAATCACGCTTACACTGTCGAACGCGCCGGTGAGCGCCAGCATAGCCAGCGACAGGTAGAAATCTGTCGATAGGGCGAAAATGATGGTAGCCAGCCCGAAACCCACTACGGCCAGCAGCATGTTACGCCAGGCATTTTGAGTAGGTGGGTACCGCGCCATAATCAGCATGGTACTGACGGCCCCCACGGCCGGGGCGGCCCGCAGAAAGCCCAGACCCTGCGCTCCAACCTTCAGAATGTCTTCGGCAAAAACGGGTAAAATGGCGACTACCCCTCCGAACAGCACCGAAAATAAGTCGAGCGAAATGGCATAGAACACGATTTTGGTCTGGAACACAAACCGAAATCCTTCTTTGAGGCTGTCCCAGAAGCCG
It includes:
- the mutS gene encoding DNA mismatch repair protein MutS, producing the protein MKTATAPKQAKPAKETPLNRQYNQVKAKYPGALLLFRVGDFYETFGEDAIKASKILGITLTKRNNGGANEELAGFPHHSLDTHLPKLVRAGERVAICDQLEDPAQAKGIVRRGVTELVTPGVSFNDNVLDTRRNNYLASVHFGKGADEFGVAFLDISTGEFLAAQGNAAYVDKLLQSFNPSEVLYCKRNRQEFGSLFGNSPSGDKFHTFTLEDWAFTYDFGYNYLKQHFQTTSLKGFGIEGLPDGIIAAGVILHYLNETEHKDLQHITRITRLEEDKYVWLDRFTIRNLELVAAQQEGGVPLIQILDGSVTPMGARLMRKWLMLPLKEKSLIDERLSMVALLHDDDELLDQLVGHLKQIGDLERLISKVAVRRISPREMLQLKRSLQHILPIKELLINALNAQPDSPSLKKYADQLNPVAFLVDRIEAELREDPPVVSNQGGMIKSGVNAELDHLHALAYTGKDYLVQLQEREIARTGIGSLKIAYNKVFGYYLEVTNAHKDRVPADWIRKQTLVNAERYITPELKEYEDKILNAEEQIFAIEARMYNELVQAAGEYVGAIQQNARVISVLDVLSSFARVALRNKYVCPTINESKVLNIKDGRHAVIEQQLPPGEPYVPNDIYLDDETQQIIIITGPNMAGKSALLRQVALIVLMAQAGSFVPASAAEIGLVDKIFTRVGAADNLSRGESTFMVEMTETASILNNLSERSLVLMDEIGRGTSTYDGVSIAWAIAEFLHNHSNCRPKTLFATHYHELNELANDNPRIRNFNVAVKEVGNKVIFLRKLKEGGSEHSFGIHVAQMAGMPPSVVSRAGQILKQLEASHQREDNKEAIREAGTQERELALRIIESGDPRSEAIKEKLKTIDINRLTPIEALLKLSELAKLVE
- a CDS encoding UvrD-helicase domain-containing protein — translated: MFTIYSSSAGSGKTYTLTKEYLKLALKPGAPSGYYRHILAVTFTNAAANEMKDRILKQLQYMCSDDESVRNSSMLDILTEELSGHTIGTDAHLLARDEVSAKAREVFRAILHGYSDFSVTTIDSFTQRVIMAFTDELGLPYSFEVEMDTEEVLELAVDNLIEKAGAEQMEEITEVLSQYYRETAAEGESWGNVPVALQTFGKHLTSDQHYDAVRGVQELSPTAIRNIRQRMRDYIAQTEADIVAVGQQAWHCIEQNNLSEVDFAQTSKGIGAYFKAIAGGDARRKINSYHTKAVDEGVWYGKKAPKPIQDTIDAIADQLCDCFHRIQAIREERMEQVVLFECLQPHLQKLALLKQIRVEFDELLRKDGRVHISEFNKRILDVVAHEPVPFLYERLGNKFNHILIDEFQDTSRLQFANLLPLLDNALGAGHFNLAVGDGKQAIYRFRGGDMDQIVALHRRDLGALQVAHARMTDGPDSFTAERIQALEQHLNDAILDTNWRSAEPIVRFNNEFFDFTARRFELTHGKIAEVFDSARQFQQQPSPKARPLGHVQIDFVQKPQAGPTEGEEATDLTGVMLARTVAHLRKALDDGYQYRDIAILCRKKDQAKALANELNSLGIPLVSADSLSLQYADSIRLVVTLMQVLSRPDQPLIRYEMLYLYSRVVRGLLPDAALTATLRDVAESEDPDAIFGYLQSFGHELEPHALRQLNAYELAEKLIFQFGLFDRAGDAPFLFRFLDEILTFSHKQSGHLADFLLYWQSAQKKVSVGEAANTNAVSIQTIHKSKGLEYPVVIIPFANWDVSGRGDLWLDLSPVDSAFFTHAPEQGAPVRLRHAPVRISQKLDKLPVGLRAQYEEEMTRSFLENMNLLYVAFTRPTDRLYVIGQQLKWTDARAQNTVSYWLYEYLNGPHALTCGCGWQDEQSEYVVSHCDQAFEHPKKAAYTDEIVLNEVMSGHRQQELQLRRQADRVFDVRTFERTRDRDRKIVAALSLIKGPGCVEKTIRQLVSEGLVRRAETDDLRQQLIQIVMHPELLDVFNPRLRIDTDRSVLSARQLHGAPHRVVHLAPGHLVLVQYVSVPGLPERDTNGLRYFVDLYRQMGYGQVTGRLVYLAEMPYVVTV
- a CDS encoding helix-turn-helix transcriptional regulator, with amino-acid sequence MSLVSENIRYLRKLNGLTQEQFARRLGIKRSLVGAYEEARANPNPNNMIAIAKAFNVSVENLQRQDLRKLRETPNLSFDRGAGQSSSSSIPSRSIFREPVPEPADDSLFADDPLPTADNRPDLSDVPKPLASVLEKYYRAPSAVPPPAGPQPASGLPFEAPVISDPVRPGSVIAERGSLPVPPEVPRPVSPAPNPADRAPFEVRNAPAPVVSEPAGAGPLVFNNAYEQPAPSPVAQPREETGLPPIPLVMQYQFSEYAGRSGQHDYINRLPSLRLPTLPVGHYRAFEADADFSLPGALLVGQFVRNWFDIVDGRLYVLMLAGQRLDGARILCRRVFNQVKIKGTLLLTADSPHVPSREVPLKEVQELWEVKAFFSQQLPDPAPNLDRLRQLVEEMRFEVDRIK
- a CDS encoding aldehyde dehydrogenase family protein — encoded protein: MTTTSPKLTHQSSIQAVFDAQRRHAPHMALTTAKERLERIGRIHRWIQDHEADLMQAMHADFRKPAAEALLGDLGALYYEIRHTTKHLSRWMKPHRVPTPLPLLGTRGYVRYEPKGNVLIIAPWNYPFGLCIKPLVAAISTGNVVMLKPSEMTPNTTRTIKRMVEELFPPEEVAVFEGDAAVATQLLDLPFNHIFFTGSPAVGKIVMTAAAKHLASVTLELGGKSPVIVDETANIKAAAEQIAWGKYFNNGQTCIAPDYLLVHESVKEPFLRAFRESVQRMYNPAGQPTEQSESYCRIVNKNHFGRVRRLIEDAVQKGATVTLGGQLNEADNFIAPTVIEGVTDQMALMQEEIFGPVLPVVPYQTADEALQVINSREKPLALYIQSGSRRNIDYIMQRTSAGDTVINDLFWQFGHMDLPFGGVNNSGIGKSNGFFGFQELSNMRGVMKRDFGTARFIYPPYTDKIEKLIGFLVKKL